A window of Coregonus clupeaformis isolate EN_2021a chromosome 28, ASM2061545v1, whole genome shotgun sequence contains these coding sequences:
- the LOC121586031 gene encoding beta-Ala-His dipeptidase — protein sequence MKPIVVALLLLHTSASSSSTSSSSPGAAGMLKPLFQYIDDHQNQFVQRLTEWVAVQSNSGDHTKWGEVERILNMTAVRIQEMGGIVELADVGTHQLPSGETVQLPPVILAEFERDPNKSTLCIYGHVDVQPAKMADGWTTDPFNLTEIRGNLYGRGATDNKGPVLAWLHAVESYQATKKEIPVNIKLIIEGLEEVGSYGLLELTRKRNDSFFADVDFIVISDNVWATRTPALTYGTRGSSYFFVEVDGPKLDLHSGVYGGSIQEPMSDLIALLGSLLDHTGKILVPGVTDDVAPLTEDERKLYDNISFDLEEMKRVAGVKHFLQDTKEDVLMARWRYPSLSIHGIQGAFSDPGTKTVIPKQVTGKFSIRRVPNMDPPDVERKVKEHLQQVFSTLNSHNRLRVTATVGAKPWVANLKDPQYIAGQRAVREVFGVDPELIREGSTIPIAQNFQEETGKSVMMLPIGGHDDGEHSQNEKISRYNYIEGTKLFAAYFYELL from the exons ATGAAGCCCATTGTTGTTGCGTTGCTCTTACTCCACACATCGGCTTCCtcttcttccacctcttcctcttcccctggAGCTGCAGGCATGTTGAAACCACTGTTTCAATACATAGATGACCACCAAAATCAGTTTGTTCAG AGGCTGACGGAGTGGGTTGCTGTCCAGAGTAACTCAGGAGATCACACAAAATGGGGAGAAGTTGAAAGGATCCTGAACATGACAGCAGTGAGGATCCAAGAGATGGGAGGCATAGTGGAGTTAGCAGATGTAGGCACTCATCAG CTGCCCAGTGGGGAGACTGTGCAGCTTCCACCAGTGATACTGGCTGAGTTTGAGAGGGACCCAAATAAATCTACTCTCTGTATCTATGGCCATGTGGATGTCCAGCCAGCCAAGATGGCGGACGGCTGGACCACTGACCCCTTCAATCTAACAGAGATCAGAG GTAACCTGTATGGGCGAGGGGCCACGGACAACAAAGGGCCGGTCCTGGCCTGGCTTCATGCTGTGGAGTCCTACCAGGCCACAAAAAAG GAGATACCAGTAAATATAAAACTCATCATTGAGGGTCTGGAGGAGGTGGGCTCATACGGTCTGTTGGAGTTGACCAGGAAGAGAAACGACAGCTTCTTTGCAGATGTGGACTTCATAGTGATCTCTGACAATGTGTGGGCGACCAGAACCCCAGCCCTGACCTACGGAACCAGAGGGAGCAGCTATTTCTTTGTGGAG GTTGATGGCCCTAAACTGGACCTCCATTCTGGAGTGTACGGGGGTTCTATCCAGGAGCCCATGTCAGATCTGATAGCCTTACTGG GAAGTCTGTTGGACCACACAGGTAAGATCTTAGTTCCTGGGGTCACTGATGATGTCGCGCCCCTCACTGAGGATGAGAGGAAGCTCTATGACAATATCAGCTTTGACCTGGAGGAGATGAAGAGGGTGGCTGGGGTCAAACACTTCCTACAGGACACTAAG GAGGATGTCCTCATGGCTCGATGGCGCTACCCATCCCTGTCCATCCATGGGATCCAGGGGGCCTTCTCAGATCCAGGCACCAAAACTGTCATCCCCAAACAGGTCACAGGGAAGTTCTCCATCCGACGGGTCCCCAACATGGACCCTCCAGATGTGGAAAGGAAG GTGAAGGAGCACCTTCAGCAGGTCTTCTCCACTCTAAACAGCCATAACAGGCTGAGGGTGACTGCAACTGTTGGGGCTAAACCATGGGTGGCTAACCTGAAGGACCCACAATACATTGCCGGACAAAGAGCGGTCAGAGAGG TGTTTGGAGTGGACCCGGAGCTGATCCGTGAGGGCTCCACCATCCCTATCGCTCAGAACTTCCAGGAGGAGACAGGCAAGAGTGTGATGATGCTGCCCATAGGTGGCCATGACGACGGAGAGCACTCTCAGAATGAGAAGATCAGCAG GTACAACTACATTGAAGGGACGAAGCTGTTTGCGGCTTATTTTTATGAGCTCTTGTAG